AGTGccttttccttcttgttcATGTCCTCACCACCGCCAAGATTTTCCGCATGCAGAATCCCATCGTCTCGTGCTTCTTCGCCCTCATCCTGCCCATCGTCTTCGCGCACCTCACCATACTTATCTTCATCCGACTCTTCCTCTGATTCCTCGAAGCGCACATTTATGCCGTACGTTTCATCGATTGGTTCATCACCGCCGGGACCAGCCTGTCCCGCGCCACCGATTGCGGTGGCCGCATCCGAACCAAAATCAGTGATTTTTTTACCAAGGTTCACCAACAGTGCAAACCGTTCGTCTGCCACGCTGCCCAGCAGACCATCAATTTCACGCTTCTTTTCGCGTTCCTTCATGCGATCGTTCTTCAACACGGCCAATATTTCATCTGCCGCGCCGCGCAGAATATCGCGGGGTTGGTCACCAATCGCTTCCTGGATGAAACTTAACAGCACCTCGTACGTTTGACGCGTTTCTTGCGTTTTCGGGCGGTAAACAATGCCGACCATCTCATCAATTCCCTCGGACAGCAAGGTAGCACCTTTCATGCTGTTGAAATCATACTGCGCCTCATCACGCTTCTGCCGCTTTGCTTTCCGTTCTTCCGTTTTCTCCGGTTTGCTGCGTTGTGCTCGGTCCCCCATCCGGGTACCATCGAGCTTACCAACCAGCGATATAACCTCGCCGGTAGCTTCATCGCGCCTGGGCCGTTCGATCAGACGAACGTCCGCTTGCAGCACAAGATTTGAGTTCTGTATGTTGGAAAGGAGCGGAAAATGAAGTATAAGTTTCGTGCGGAAATGTAAGCATTCAACTATTTTAGCGCATTTCACAGCTTACCGCTTTGTACTCGTACTGAAGCTGTCGTGCCGCTGCGTCAGCCATACTGCTGTAGTACTGCTAAAGATATTTGTTCACAAAGCGTTTACACTCTTCTACAAATCTACTCTTGTTCTAGTCGAAGTGTGTTCTTGCTATTAGTAGTAATTATGTCTATTTTCTATAAATTTTCACAAAATGTTTCACGCGAAACAAGCGCTTTCGGCTTGTGAATTGTTTTGACGTTTAATGAAGTCTGCGTTGGTATGGGTGACAACGAAAAATTACCAAGGTACATCTAGCAACGATGTGCACATTAAATCACATTcgttttgataaatatttttccatataataaaaaataccgTGGTAGCAGCAGTTGTAATTACCAAAACATATCGATAAGTACAATTTCTTACCCAATAACTATTTCCTTGGGAAACCCCAATGCTGAATCTCACTTTGCGCCCTCGCGTTGATTCACTCTGAATCCAGACGTTTGAATTACAATTGGACAGATCGTCAATCATTTCAAACTGGGAAAAACTAACTGTTTTCTACTAAGTACACGTTGCGGTTTACCTTCCCAATTAGTCACTATACAGCATGTCCGAGCTTCCGAACTTTTTCACCGATGTTaaccataattttattttcattcgatATTTCCACCTTCCACCGTACACCGTTTACAATAacagaaaaattgaaattgaatgcaaaataccgaaattaaaattatctgACCAGATATATTTAAAACGTAGATCATTATTTGCTGTAATAAGTTTGTAATCACGTGGCCCACATTTCGCGGGCTGTGTGGTCTGGATAAACTAGCGCTTGGTAAGACCTGACTATTCGGCCTAtctggcaaaccaaaatatggCAGAGTCTATCTCGCTGATCGTGACACCATACAAGAAGCATGTGATAGTTCTATTTGTTGTAATCCATCTGGATGCTAAACGGTTTGTTCTTGTGACGCAACCAAACACCGCGTTGTCTTCAAATGCATTATTAAGAATCCTGCGAATGTTCCTCGGCAACTTCTTCCTCAATGTAGTTGCACATAGCAGCGGCCATCATGCTGTCCAGTATAGATTGAGTAGACTGCATTTGTTCGGGTTGTTCGTAATATTCCTCCGAGGGTAGCACCTGCTCGACATCGTCTTCTTCTGATGTAGCTTCCTGTCCGTAGGCCTCATTTGACGACAGTACTTCTTCTTCACAAGTTTCGACCGATCTAGGCTGATCTTGGTTTTCATTCGATTGCATCGAGTCTTCAACATAGTGTGCTCCCATCGGCATTTCGATACACTCATCTTCGTCATTGTCCGACCCCCGTACGTCTACTGTAACATGCTGCTCGTGTTCCGTGTAGGAGTAGACTTCCCCCACTACTTGCTCAGGTTCTGCCTCTTCGGATGCTTCGtcgacaccaccaccatgcaGCGCGTGTTCCGTGTAAGAGTAGCCTTCTTCTACAGTTTGCTCTGGTTCTGCATCTTCTAATGCTTCGTTTTCAATAGGCTGCTCGTGTTCTGCGTAAGAGAAGGCTGCATCTACTGTTTGCTCCGGCTCTGACTCTGCTGACGTCTCGGGCATAACATTCTGCTCGTGTACCAGGTAAGCAGTAACTTCTgctacaacttttttttcgctttctacTGACTCTTCATTTACAATTTGTTGCTCGTGTTCCGGGTTGGAAAGGTGTTCTTCTACCACTTGCTCTGCTTCAACGGGTTCTTTAGCTTCACTGCTGTGCATATCTGAAGCTTCGATGCCAATATTGTCAACTGCCGCggtatttttcctttccaatgaTTTAGCCATTTTTTCTTCGGAATTGTCTTCAACCGagctttcttctttttgcctgtttgcTGCTTCCTCTGTGTCAACCGTTGTACTTCCAGATGGATATGCTTCATCCAATACATTTGCTGAAGCCACCTGTTCCTCCATCATTATATTACCATCTGTAACTCCCACAGCCGCTTGATGATGCATGGCCATCATTTCTGGCGTATATCCACCACCGGCAACCATTGCCATGGCATAGGCAGCAGCATTCGGGTCAAGTGCACCAGCAGCCACCATttgttggtgatggtgcatTATTGCCGCGGCGTCCGTGGCGGAATGCATTGCACCGTACATCATATTGTCTAGCGGTTGATTCTGCGATTCATCCTCCACATAATGCATCTCCGCCGGTACAACACCATGGCCCATGGTCATCATGGCACCGGTTGCTGCCATGTACGCTGCTGAATGCATACCATATTCTAGTGCGTACTGCTGATTATACATATCGATCGCTTCCGGGACGATCATGTGCGGTTGGTCATGGTCCATCATCATGGGTACGCCCATGCCCGGCATCATAGATCCCTGTTCGTGCGGATTAGGCACTATTTCTGGGGGTTTAGCggcggctgcagcagctgcagctgctgcggctgcttcCTTCGCAATCACATCAGCGCGCTTCGGTTTATCGCCACCATCATAAATGATGTCAAGTGCTTCCTGAAAATCTTTCGGTAGTGGAACTTGTCCATCTGCTGTGACGTATGCGTCAGGATCTTGTTCGGTGTTGGCCAGAGGTGGCTCGGAAATGATCTCCTCCTGACTCATCATATTATCTTCTCCCATCTGCTCTTCCACACTGGCCACATCCATGTCTTGCGGTGTTACTGTTTCTCCCATTTGAAGTTCGGCGTACTGGTAAGCATCTGTATCTTGTGCTATTTGGGAATCGTATACACCTTCTTGAaccggcatcatcatcaaagcTGTCGCGGTAGTAGTTTCATTAACATCGCCTGCAGCGACTATAGGGCCACTTGTTGAATTGTTCACGTCTGAAGTAGCCAACTCACCATGTTGCTCCACAACAGCATCATTGCTTTCTTCAGCATTCGGagttgctgcagctgctgccgctgccgctTCTTCCTTCTTAGCATTTTCGGCTTGCTGCTTTTTAAATACAGGCATGCGACCAATGAATGGAAGCTTCTTCGGTATTCCTTTCTCAGCAATGTTATCTTTGATAGACCCGCTAGATGAAGATTTGATCTTCTTGCTAGACGAACCCCCGTCATCGGAACGGCCAAATGCCTTTCCTTGTGCTTTCGAACTCTTCTTGTCCATTTTAGCCGGTTTCGGTTGCGGAGGAAAATTTACAACAGGTTTTTCGATCACTCGATGGCTTCCACGGCTTGATCGGGATCGGCTGCGCGATCGAGAACGCGGTGTACGCGAGCGAGAGTACGATCGTCGACGGAATCGACGTCCCGCACCGCTTCCACTGCGGCTTCTACGCCCCCTTGAACGACTACGTCGTCGATCGCGGCGATCGCGATAGTCGCGGTAATCATATCTTCTACCCCGGTCACGGTCACGTCCACCGTAACGGTCCGGACTATCTCGTCGATCCCAGCGATCGCGACGGTCGACACTA
This region of Anopheles marshallii chromosome 2, idAnoMarsDA_429_01, whole genome shotgun sequence genomic DNA includes:
- the LOC128707428 gene encoding zinc finger matrin-type protein CG9776-like; translated protein: MEKIDDDKCRRSPAEKSSKKKSDRKSRSRTRSRSASRTDKRRSHSRSPNYRRRHGGSSSNRKRSRSPPMYRPRRRSHDRGPPMRRHGHGRRRSRSPGMGARGVVDSGGMQMGMMVGNQGGGSYMMPGTMYDPSFYGAYGNNGGYMGGYSAYDYGMVSGGYDTGSMMDPSQAMMMGTGVPSEWDHAPMQQPVVQETEEDKRKREAAVTLELLNQRAAMKKQRDDYKQRAGALKRELKTLKEQRSDLCSGREPPSPTTNVFINENDKLQSQIQDKLKTIENVIDMLDCIITKDRTPSPPPGMLLPGTIPPLLTIPDATSPTAGTRESDGGDANRRTYRNPSRSPRADGAGNTHDGTRSESPSPERLKNEVLESMRGKRKASDQKTADHVEVKTKKSPYNYVHYDSELHWCSSCNVFPKTAREYLAHLHSEQHQTRTIIDEGSTEEQKLKIAPWRAQLDTNDNMLNAEAPTKRVPIRGLEFFIPATAWFCKLCNYWMGDLHCASWHLKSQSHADTYSIYVNGHKNYEMDWMADRQTAFEEYGEANQGGDGDIPAPPPPPTAEELRLAASGAQTNKLLDGSSSFHILPKSSNQDRNASSPAVDGNRSSVTKAEQQGSASSTSKRAKKKKSRKEERKEKKKKKRTKKRKRAAASSSSSSSSSSSSDSSDSDSESGSDKGSKGSTKDENPIQAAMRNILNSKEMNAREVAAAVAAVAAAAAKPNDDGAGHGSGAKGDQNLGKWTIVHPAQERKLTSSKGLSSAPSAPPPPATNFPQVASNPSSLDVDDKKRSGRDEERERDRDRDRDRDRRSVDRRDRWDRRDSPDRYGGRDRDRGRRYDYRDYRDRRDRRRSRSRGRRSRSGSGAGRRFRRRSYSRSRTPRSRSRSRSRSSRGSHRVIEKPVVNFPPQPKPAKMDKKSSKAQGKAFGRSDDGGSSSKKIKSSSSGSIKDNIAEKGIPKKLPFIGRMPVFKKQQAENAKKEEAAAAAAAATPNAEESNDAVVEQHGELATSDVNNSTSGPIVAAGDVNETTTATALMMMPVQEGVYDSQIAQDTDAYQYAELQMGETVTPQDMDVASVEEQMGEDNMMSQEEIISEPPLANTEQDPDAYVTADGQVPLPKDFQEALDIIYDGGDKPKRADVIAKEAAAAAAAAAAAAKPPEIVPNPHEQGSMMPGMGVPMMMDHDQPHMIVPEAIDMYNQQYALEYGMHSAAYMAATGAMMTMGHGVVPAEMHYVEDESQNQPLDNMMYGAMHSATDAAAIMHHHQQMVAAGALDPNAAAYAMAMVAGGGYTPEMMAMHHQAAVGVTDGNIMMEEQVASANVLDEAYPSGSTTVDTEEAANRQKEESSVEDNSEEKMAKSLERKNTAAVDNIGIEASDMHSSEAKEPVEAEQVVEEHLSNPEHEQQIVNEESVESEKKVVAEVTAYLVHEQNVMPETSAESEPEQTVDAAFSYAEHEQPIENEALEDAEPEQTVEEGYSYTEHALHGGGVDEASEEAEPEQVVGEVYSYTEHEQHVTVDVRGSDNDEDECIEMPMGAHYVEDSMQSNENQDQPRSVETCEEEVLSSNEAYGQEATSEEDDVEQVLPSEEYYEQPEQMQSTQSILDSMMAAAMCNYIEEEVAEEHSQDS